In the Malassezia vespertilionis chromosome 1, complete sequence genome, one interval contains:
- the LDB17 gene encoding pre-rRNA processing (EggNog:ENOG503NXI3; COG:T; COG:Z; BUSCO:EOG09264MGU), translated as MPGTAARHMRRPPPPPPGKERDVLMMPLLKLLEEYAPHAVADVNARVRRIVEICDGPYFDRHLGDTNAQAYLAASMLHTGIFTQLQPVSPHIHADPSAPMRALLDTLAAILATTTSSRTLLIVYEILLHLGDINWNCYRWLLLVHNIWAGHYATQNQARIGSDTGSVAPPLPLPSRQTSWSTPVDAPAPSYISVRTLEIWLQRRAAAVMYEMFCAVRLRAADLRSVNDVFVNHLFDQVEATRAHADETFGALVTDLLLAMNEQHMVAIQGPSFEIWPYSVLGMIQSRLHATRTFAENLVFMLNRTPSTTREGSQFHFLVLKLLDGLFAMEQTASYFYMNDLKVLVDIFLREIADLPDTSELLRQVYLRVLHALLTQTQLCTVPYKRKQVTHVLQALIELAHLRPIDPNTYALTQRCLQAEWCVDGGNVHESTTMVASIGGGKPHAASDMIPERTSDGVMYHAQTSDAAISHLLVLGRMQSAAAGAATMRDVPSALADVLWPDALPEPLQQTSLDLDVAYLELATTREASRPADAEAEPRRRKAPQPPQTVSTQIERPARSIRASPVRTAQNLATFAPPTHDTSPPMNRDAQMRPSQRPNSMFGRIRNTHTYGKGLRARWQASRADANNTVPASASSRRPAPPPP; from the exons ATGCCgggcacagcggcgcggcacatgcGCCGACCGCCTCCGCCTCCGCCcggcaaagagcgcgacgtgctgATGATGCCGCTACTGAAACTACTGGAGGagtatgcgccgcacgctgtTGCCGATGTAAatgcgcgtgtgcgtcgcATTGTGGAAATTTGCGACGGCCCTTATTTTG ACCGCCACCTGGGAGACACAAATGCACAAGCGTACCTTGCAGCATCAATGCTCCACACCGGCATTTTTACACAGTTGCAGCCAGTGTCCCCCCATATACACGCCGATCCAAGTGCGCCTATGCGCGCCCTCTTAGACACACTCGCGGCGATACTTGCCACG ACAACTTCTTCACGAACCCTCTTGATCGTTTACGAAATTCTTTTGCACCTTGGCGACATTAACTGGAACTGCTACCGGTGGCTTCT ACTCGTGCACAATATATGGGCAGGCCACTATGCAACACAAAACCAAGCGCGGATTGGCTCGGATACGGGTAGTGTAGCTCCACCACTGCCCCTTCCCTCACGACAGACATCGTGGAGTACTCCGGTagatgcgcctgcgcccTCCTATATCAGTGTTCGCACTCTGGAAATctggctgcagcggcgcgcagcggcggtaATGTACGAAATGTTTTGTGCGGTGCGTCTACGTGCGGCAGATTTGCGCTCGGTCAACGATGTTTTTGTCAACCACTTGTTTGACCAAGTGGAAGCGACACGCGCACATGCGGACGAGACGTTTGGCGCCTTGGTCACGGACCTGCTGCTCGCGATGAACGAGCAGCACATGGTCGCAATCCAAGGCCCGTCATTTGAAATATGGCCGTACAGTGTGCTTGGCATGATTCAATCGCGTCTCCATGCTACACGTACATTTGCAGAAAACTTGGTGTTTATGTTGAATAGGACCCCGTCGACCACGCGAGAAGGGAGCCAATTCCATTTCCTCGTGCTCAAGCTTCTGGACGGTCTATTTGCCATGGAGCAAACAGCGAGCTACTTTTACATGAACGACTTAAAAGTGCTTGTCGACATATTTTTGCGAGAGATTGCCGATTTGCCCGACACCAGCGAGCTTTTGCGCCAAGTGTACCTGCGCGTCTTGCATGCACTACTTACACAGACACAACTATGTACGGTGCCTTAtaagcgcaagcaggtaACGCATGTGCTCCAGGCTCTCATCGAGCTTGCACATCTCCGACCGATCGATCCAAACACCTATGCGCTAACGCAGCGTTGCTTGCAAGCGGAGTGGTGCGTCGATGGGGGAAATGTACACGAATCAACAACCATGGTCGCAAGTATTGGCGGCGGAAAGCCACACGCGGCAAGCGATATGATTCCTGAGCGTACTTCGGACGGGGTCATGTACCACGCGCAAACCAGCGACGCAGCCATCAGTCATTTACTCGTCTTGGGGCGCATGCAatcggcagcggcgggggcagcgacgatgcgcgatgtgccgagcgcgcttgccgatgtCCTGTGGCCGGATGCATTACCGGAGCCACTGCAGCAAACTTCGCTTGACCTTGACGTCGCATACTTGGAGCTTGCCACGACGCGCGAAGCTTCGCGCCCAGCTGATGCAGAGGCtgagccgcgccgcagaaaagcgccgcaaccGCCCCAGACTGTAAGCACACAAATAGAGCGCCCCGCACGCTCCATACGCGCCAGTCCAgtgcgcacagcgcaaaATCTTGCCACGTTTGCGCCACCCACGCACGACACGTCGCCGCCGATGAACCGCGATGCCCAAATGCGACCTTCACAGCGCCCCAACAGTATGTTTGGCCGGATCCGTAACACACACACGTATGGAAAGGGCCTGCGTGCTCGGTGgcaagcatcgcgcgccgatgccaaCAACACAGTgccggcaagcgcgtcgagccgccgccctgcgccgcctccgCCGTAA
- the GCD7 gene encoding GCD complex subunit gcd7 (COG:J; EggNog:ENOG503NUHV): MAARTAADKTPYGNIDDVVRDRAALLSVKELSMQLRRQQLSGTEVIAEATAKIIRGVVSSAKYWRLEELMRMIRIVGRYLQDSLPSDPVIGNITRRILFLLREEARAAAHLEGGAEKATPHPSVAQSLAALSLSPSAPSSPATSIHTSRPVDVKPISARSFSISDLVNPNAAHAAALSHFSIDHVGSSMHDALSELDSDSDSEQPKPQGASSHAYQLKPLLIQAIQELIDEIESADVNIAKDAKDHIHSGEVILTLGASSTVRSFLRSAAKHRKFITVIPESAPSFNGHALARSLSSAGLSVLLVPDSNLYALMPRVSKVILGARCVLANGGILSSIGAKSIAMAAREHSTPIVALAGVYKISPDWTWVGPERLAGGNQGPVNQVVNYASSNVLAEYADIVNPLWDLVSPNELDLIITNVGEHPPSYVYRLIQENYHEEDLNF, translated from the coding sequence ATGGCCGCCCGTACGGCGGCGGACAAGACGCCGTACGGAAATATCGACGATGTAGTGCGCGATAGAGCGGCACTTTTGAGTGTCAAGGAGCTGTCAATGCAGCTCCGGCGCCAGCAACTGAGTGGAACGGAAGTAATTGCGGAAGCAACCGCAAAAATTATCCGCGGCGTCGTAAGCTCGGCCAAGTACTGGCGGCTCGAAGAGCTTATGCGCATGATTCGCATAGTTGGACGGTACTTGCAGGACTCATTGCCATCAGATCCTGTTATTGGAAATATTACACGGCGAATTctctttttgctgcgcgaagaagcgcgcgcggcggcacatttggaaggcggcgcagagaaAGCGACACCGCACCCATCCGTGGCACAGAGTTTGGCGGCGCTATCTCTATCGCCTAGCGCTCCATCGTCGCCTGCAACCTCCATACATACGTCACGGCCTGTGGATGTGAAACCGATTTCAGCACGGAGCTTTAGTATCTCGGACTTGGTGAATCCgaatgccgcgcacgctgctgcctTGTCGCACTTTTCGATCGATCATGTTGGGAGCAGTATGCATGATGCACTGTCGGAATTAGACTCAGACTCGGACTCGGAGCAGCCCAAGCCCCAAGGCGCATCTTCGCACGCGTACCAACTCAAACCGCTTCTCATCCAGGCAATCCAGGAGTTGATTGACGAGATCGAGTCTGCGGATGTGAATATTGCCAAGGATGCCAAAGATCATATTCACTCGGGTGAAGTGATCCTCACTCTTGGTGCGTCCAGCACGGTACGCAGCTTCTTGCGGTCCGCCGCGAAACACCGCAAATTCATTACCGTGATTCCCGAGTCTGCGCCATCTTTTAATGGGCATGCCTTGGCGCGTTCCCTATCTTCTGCTGGCCTGTCCGTTCTTCTTGTGCCCGACTCAAACCTGTATGCACTCATGCCGCGCGTTTCCAAGGTAATACTCGGCGCACGCTGTGTGCTTGCCAATGGCGGCATCCTCTCTTCGATTGGCGCCAAGTCTATTGCTATGGCCGCACGCGAACACAGCACGCCGATtgtggcgcttgcgggCGTGTATAAAATTTCGCCAGACTGGACGTGGGTCGGTCCTGAGCGGTTGGCAGGAGGGAACCAGGGACCAGTGAACCAGGTGGTGAACTACGCCTCGTCGAATGTGCTCGCGGAATATGCAGATATTGTAAACCCGCTGTGGGATCTCGTTTCGCCAAATGAGCTAGACCTGATCATTACCAATGTTGGCGAGCATCCACCTTCGTACGTGTACCGACTCATCCAGGAAAACTACCATGAGGAAGATCTGAACTTTTAG